The region GCACCAGAAACATATCGAGTAGCCTGGCTTACTTAGCAGCGATTCTGCCATTCTTTATTGTCTTTTACACCTACAATCTACCTGTATTCACTGGTTATCTTATGTAAGCccttaagatcaatacaaatctaagaggaagtaggtcattgcCATTTCTTGAACCCGAACCTCTATAATTCTTGTGTTGTTTGTCATTTATTGCTCATAATTATTaggtttttgatttatttatgaTTAATCAATTGTCTAATTAAAAACTTTGTAGTTAATAAATTTAACTTCGGTTGACTAAAAAGTCAGTCAACACACAACAACTGTCATCTTCTGCTCGTACATAATACTACAATACATAGTACAACAATATCAGAACTGAACTGTTGTATGAATGTTTTAAAACTATGGCACCACATCAATTTTTTAGTAGTCTTCGTCGTTTTAAAATTAAGAACTTTCTGTTTTAAAATTCCAGGACTACTACAAATGACACCATTATGCCACTTATCATCAATAATCCGCTGACAGTCCTCTTCATCACACCACGCCTCTTCAAAATGAAAGCGAGATCGCCTTTTATGCTTATCCTGCTCATCCCTCACACCCTCACCAAATTCCAACACCAGTCTTATGATTCGAAGACCACCAATCCAGATAGTGGAACTTAAAGTCTTTGAATGTTTCTTTCGAGTCCATATTAACCAGCATTCTATCCAACGACAAAACTATCTTATTGACCATTACACAAAGTAAAGACCTTCTCATCTTTTGTTATATCATTCAGAGCACAATAATCTATTGCTCTCTGAAATCTTCCCATTGCCTCAACACTTCTAGAATTACCACCATTCTTCTCCTCATCAGAAAGGATTTCATTGAAATCCCCTCCACATAGCCAGGGACCCTGAATCGTGTCCCCAATTCTGCCAAGGAGCTCCCAAGTATGTATTCTCTGAGAAGCATCGGGATTACCATAGAATCCTGTAAATCGAGCACAATTCACCTCGCCACCAAAAATCACGAAATCAGTATGAAACCTGAAATGTGAATTTATTCTAATATCCAAACATAGTGTGAGTTCCTTTGTTTTTTCTTATGTTTTTCATTCAATACTTGCCACCTTGCTTTTAACTGTCCCGGCCTTATCCTTGACAGGTTCTTTTTCCCATTTTTGAAATGTCCAGTACCAATCGAAAATTGTCCTTCCAATCCCACTTTAAATGAATCGTTGGAGTAGCCATCCACAATCTCTAGGCCGAAAGCCCCTCTCCTTTTCAGTTCTCGGTTtgtaattaatcaaataaaattcaataaaaaattaaatttaaccAAAATAATATGGATAAGGAAGAACCTAATACCCAATCAGAACTTTCCAGAATCTCCCCAAGTACATGACGTACCCGCACACCCAGATTTGGAAAATGCAAATAAGTTGACTACTGCACCAAAGCCCACCGTCCATTTTCCAAACATCGAACCATCTGATCCGTCAACTCCTCACTCAATCAATATCAGCCCTCGATTTCGATTCCCACCATCACACCTTTCTTTTGTGTCTTGGTCCTTTCCACCTTTTTGTAGACCACAACTAACGGCTCCCGCCCTCAACGGATTCCAAACTCTTTTATCAAATCCAGTTTATTATCCAAAATAAGTTATTATCAACATTGCCCTTTTCCGCGCGTACACGAGTAATTCCAAAGTCCAAACTTGCTCTCTTCTAATGTCATGTCATCGTACGAGGGACAATTATGTAATTATGACCTTATTCCACCCACAGTTTGAAATTACCATTATCACCCTCCACAGTGAGTTTGGGTAGTCTGAGGCACAAGTATATATAGTTATATACATACCAAGGCTCGCATGTAGAGAGACACAGCGTGAATCTGACGCTTAAGTTATCTGGAGTCGAAAATAGCAAAAGGCTTTGAGAATTGTACGATGTCGGCGACTGGCGGCGGCGGTGGAGGTGGCGGTGGTGGTCAGGAAGAGGACAAGAAGCCCGTTGACCAGACGGCTCACATTAATCTCAAAGTCAAGGGTCAGGTatgatttaaaatttgaattttttttttaaaaaaatgattaatTTATTATGTTGTGGTGTGGTGATGGTTAGTTTTGCATGCGATCTCTTTGTTGATTTTGACTGTTTGGCTGTTGAGAAACCGTGGGAAATTTTGATTATGGAGGTGAAATGATGTTTGATTCTTCTTGGAGAAAAGTAGCTGTACTATTGATTATGGCAAAAgtgttttttttcctttctggTCGATTGTAATTTTTGCTACTAATTTGTGTCACTGGGTACGATGGTGGTGGTGGGGTTTATTGATACATCGATAACGTCGTAGCGGAGAGTAGTTTTCGGTTTGAGAATGAAATGGGTTCGTAGAGAATAGTTTCGCAATCGTTCTTTTGACAATTGTGATGGCACAACAATGTTTCAAGATTTTTTCTTAAATGTGGGAAAAGATGGCTAACCAAACTAGGAATGTTTTTGACACATGAAGTTAGTTTTACTGGCTGGACCATGGTTAGGTCGACCACGGGTTGCTCAATCTAGTAATTGTGTGGTTTAGTAAATGAAAAATTTAAGCAAGCTCATTTAAATGAGATGTAAATGAAAATAATTGTAAAAGAAAATGGTTGTTTTCATTCATTGGTGAGTAAAATAATCTTGAAATGGAAAAGGGTTGCAAGGAACTTGATGAAATAAGACAagaaagagttttttttttttttaatttggttcGGGCATGTTCTTTACATGCTATATTTTTCATGTTAAATGAAGTGAAAAGAGGAGacattttcttttttcctttcccaTTTTATGATCCACTGTGCATTATGGATTAGTAAACAGTGGCCTAAAATCTCAGTTCTATTAACAAGTAGTAAGATTGTGTTTTTGGTTTGTCCTTAGCTAACCTGCTTCTTTTGTTTCAAATCTTAGGATGGTAATGAGGTGTTCTTTAGGATAAAAAGAAGCACCCAATTGCGCAAGCTCATGACTGCATACTGTGACAGACAGTCTGTGGAGCTGAACTCCATTGCATTTCTTTTTGATGGACGCAGGCTCCGAGCCGATCAGACTCCAGATGAGGTAAACTCTTTAGCTCATCATGAATTAGTTAGTTGGCTAGTCTTAAGATTTGAAGCCCATGTTATTTTACCATTGGACTAGTTTAAATGATCATTACACTGACTGGATAGTTTAACACTATTAGTGGTTCGATTACTTGTGTAAAATTGATTTTGAAAATGTAACAGTGATTTGACCATTGATATGGATATTGGGCTCACTTTTTTGTTGTGGTATCATGGTTTAAATTTGTTAATAGCTTGAGATGGAGGATGGTGATGAGATAGATGCAATGCTGCACCAAACTGGAGGGAGCCCATGAAAGGGCTGCTCAACTGCTGCAGATGCAACTCAGCTTTTAGAATGCAAAGCCATTCGAAAATGGAGGGTATAGATTGCCTGCCGAGTTCCTTATTTTGCTTCATATATTGAAAAGTTACTGTAAATAAAAATGGATCTGGTGCATACTCTAAACTAGACTGTGAGGTTTTTGATTGTCGATCATGACTATAATGGATTTGTAATGCGTGGTTGTTTATGGCTTGTTTACCATTAATTATTGGCAGTCTATTATTGTAGCGATCTATATTTGATGTGACTTGTGCTGTTTTTCTTATTTGTTGTATGTTATGGTCTTGGAGGGCTTTATTGGTTTCCTATTGGAATACTTTAGACATATAATTACTCTGATTTTTTACATGAGCAAAAGCAAAAGCAAACAGAGAGTGAGCATCCAATTCTAAAATCTTCTCGAATCAGTAatcgaaaaaaataataatattctaAATAGGAAAGCTTAATTATAATCTCTAAGCCTATCCTTGGTAGAAAAGAAAAGAGTAGGGAAACAAGATAAAAATGGAATGAAAAAGAAGATGAGAAGGAAGTGAAAAGTGAGTGGAAAATTTTTGAGTGACCAAATTTTTTTCTTTGGaggagataattttttttttataaatacaagtaaatgtaagATTACTAATTTATTTTTCTACACATTCCCACTTACCAAATAATTATCTCCAAACAATTATCTAGGATTATATAGGGCTTGTTATCTAGGAAATATAGGGTTTGTAGGGTTTGTTTGATATTATTTTCTGTGGGTATGTTTAGTAttgttttttgtttaaaaataaaaaaattaataaatatatttacaaaacaattttttttaaaaaaaaattgtaataaataatgaaataaagtaatatgaaagaaaaaattatgaaaataaagagagagaaactaaaGAGagaaattttgaaaaagaaaaattgagaagTGAGAAATTAATGCAAGAAAAAAAATTTGAGTGAGAAAATTGCGAGATAGAAAAAAtgaggaagaaaaaaaataaggatATAAGAAATGAAGAGATAGAAAATAATGAGAaaataagtgatgagagagaaagtgatataTGAgaagggaaatttcatgttatatgcataataacttagtgaaattttttaatatgccaccataagttactatcccaaatatatgacaatttcaattttttagacaaatatacccctaacattcaaatacatattttctctctcaatccaaactttctctctctaacatctcttattctctcactctctctaacattctaatcttgtagatctaaaaaaaaataccaaaattaaaaaaaaaaaaatctgaaaccgccatttgagtgaaaaaatatgaatctccaaagttttcgtcaaatttcagtacagagcatcgaaattgcatcgaaaaagcatcgtttgggataaaaatcaagttttcatgattgcatcaaaatatcatcgatgtaccatcgattttgtatCGAAATACTATCAATTTGgaatcgaaacaccatcgattttgcatcgaaaagtcatcgttttggcaaaaaaaacaagttttcatgattgcatcgcaacaacatcgaaataccatcgattttgcatcgaaatatcatcgatgtaccatcgattttgcatcgaaacaccatcgattttgcatcgaaaaacatcgttttggccaaaaaacaagtttttatgattgcatcgaaagaacatcgaaacaccatcgattttgcatcgaaaaatcgatggtacatcgatgatgtttcgatccaatcatgaaaacttgatttttatccaaaacgatgttttttcgatgcaaaatcgatggtacatcgatgatgtttcgatgcaaaatcgatgatatttcgatgctgttgcgatgcaatcatgaaaacttgttttttttgccaaaatgataacttttcgatgcaaaatcgatggtgttttgatgccaaatcgatgatatttcgatgcaaaatcgatgatacATGGATGATGTTTCGATggaatcatgaaaacttgatttttatccaaaacgatgctttttcgatgcaatttcgatgctctgcactgaaatttgacgaaaactttggagattcatattttttcactcaaatgtcggtTTCAGATGattgtttttttaaattttgatattttttcgagatttacaaaattagaatgctagagagagtgagagaatacgagatgttagagagagaaagtttggattgagagaaaaaataggtatttgaatgttatgagtatttttgtctaaaaaattgaaattgtcatatatttgggatagtaacttatggtggcatattaaaattttttactaagttattatgcatataacatgaaatttccctaTGAGAAAGTGAattgataaaaaataatgaaaGAGAAAGTGATATATGAGAAAGTGAATTGATAAAaagtaaaataactaaaaaaaaattataaatttaataacAACTAAAAACAACTTTGTGTTGTTATCagaattttctattttttgtaaatttattttatgaaaataatatcaaatacCCTACTTATTTTCAGAAATcagtttttatattttaaaaaggaAATAACAATTTTTTAGGTAAGGTGTAAAACATATCGTACTTTCCTTTCCATCTCTTATTTTCTATATTTTCTATATCTTCTATATTTTCTTTTGTCAAAGAGatgtataaaaaattataaaactaaCAACATTTTTTATAAATTACTGAGTCACTATTGACATAAGTGATGAAAAATGATGATGATTCGATAGACAACATAATATCGACTTCAGAGGCAAAACAACGATAGTTATCAACCTTGGTTCACCCAATTAGGATCAAAGAATATCAATACACGAGTTATTTTTCGATTTTTTTAGGCGTGATAAGAAAGAGATAACTAAATCAAAAAACTCAATCTCCAAAAGTAAGAGATACACATATGATCGAAATtcctttattttaattatatgatGGATGATACTCTCATTCATTCATTGTCCACAACTCCACGTCGTCTCATTCTTCACAATGATATGCTAATCGAGAACTTCAATCAAATCACATTCTTGCTCACCAAAATTTCTAATGAAGTAGCGAATTTCTACACCCAACAAGCACAAGGGACCGTTAAGCACAATATTGCGAGGTAATCTTCCCGTCAATGGTGAGGCGTTGGTTATCCAACTTAGAGAGTATTCTCCTCAAGGTTCAGATGGTTCACGACTTTCCTTGTGTAAAACTCTAGACGTTGAGTTGATTGCATTTATAACTCTCATTTATTTCTAGCTCTGGCTATATTCTCTACTACCAGTTCGATTTAGATTTATTTAAGGTGATTCTTGGGTTCGAAAGTCAAGGTAAAGGTACATTGCTTAGAGTGTATTCTTTCTCAGTCAAATATCATGTTACTGTTCCATTAGCTTGCGTCTCCTAGAACCTGATTGCTATGGAGGTGGGGATGGAGAACAGAGGACAGCGAGGGAGTACTACAGAGAACACAACCTTAACAGAAGAAATGGGACATGCCAACCAGGATTCTCCCCTCATTGGTGAGGTCCAAGAAATGCCCCAAGTGGAAATCATGAGGAACATGAACGTGCCTTAAAGGAATGTAGAAGACAGTTCATTGAATCCCTTTGCTTGATCTGGAGGCGGACATAGAATTGAATGAAGATAACAAGTGTCTTGGCTAAGGGTAGGCAACATCCAAACCATACCGAACTAATCCaatcaaattacaaaaaattggatATCTAATTACAATTGGATTGTATTGAATTTGAATAATTGAATATTAATTTGATATGATCAAATGGCAGATAACATCATCAAAATCCAATTAAAAATTGATCAAATccaattacatataatatatattaaaaaatatttaattatttatatttctttaaatatattaaaaatatttataatttttttaatacattatTATTGGCTAACTATCAATATTCCTATATACACTTCTACACCTAATTAGAtgagaaaatattaaaaatacgCATCTATTCTCCTGCTCCTTCTCTCTCATTTACCATATACTACTTCAAGTTTTCAGTTGGATTAAACTTGTAAATTTGATAGTTTTATGTAGTTTGAACCTAAATGAATGGCGTTGTTTAGTTTTTAAGTGATTTTTTGTATGCTTTTAAGTAATATTAAAAACAAGTTCCAActtggtttaaaaaaaaaaaaaaaaaatcaggttCCAACTTGAAATCTAATTAAAAACCGAACCAATCAATTactaattggattggattggattagATTAGTACAAaaaaattggattggattggattggattgaaTGTCCACCCCTAGTCTTGGCTAAAGTATTCGGAAGGAGAGGTGTCCTGAAGAACAGATCAAAGCAAATCCTCTTGGATATATGGAGAGTTAAAGGAAAATGGAGACTGAAAGTTATGAAGGATTAGCTGTGGGCCATCTTTTTTGACATGGAAGAGGATTGCTCAATGGTTCTTAACAAATGTCACTGGTTGATCAATGGTCAAATTGTCCCATGGCTGGAGGATGGTAATTAGCACATAGTGGATATGAAGAGAGCTATGTCATAGGGTCAAGCGCATGGGCTTCCAACCCCTTATCTCACATTTGAGAACATCCTAACCATTGCTTTGAAGGTGGGAACGTATCATGGTTACGACCAAGCCTCAAGAAgttgagtacggcaaggggctgggaacgaCATTGAGCACGATGAGTGCAGGTTGATAGGGCGAGACCCTTCTAGGGTGCTGGAGCCACCCTTTCGGTGAAGaacgcgaacccagggcctggtaaagcgcctgg is a window of Humulus lupulus chromosome 4, drHumLupu1.1, whole genome shotgun sequence DNA encoding:
- the LOC133831363 gene encoding small ubiquitin-related modifier 1-like, with amino-acid sequence MSATGGGGGGGGGGQEEDKKPVDQTAHINLKVKGQDGNEVFFRIKRSTQLRKLMTAYCDRQSVELNSIAFLFDGRRLRADQTPDELEMEDGDEIDAMLHQTGGSP